The following coding sequences are from one Tolumonas lignilytica window:
- a CDS encoding Maf family protein translates to MTTPDLVLASTSVYRRALLEKLAIPFRCVAPHIDETPQYNEKAHQLVQRLALEKAQAVAKNNPLSWIIGSDQVCTINGNIVGKPGSASAAIAQLQAASGQKISFYTGLCLYDAAQDRFQLLAEPFHVHFRVLSLPQIECYIKAETPFDCAGSFKSEGLGISLFQQLEGRDPNTLIGLPLIALVDMLAAWGLELPL, encoded by the coding sequence ATGACAACTCCTGATTTAGTACTGGCCTCTACTTCTGTTTATCGTCGGGCATTATTAGAGAAACTTGCGATTCCCTTCCGTTGTGTGGCACCACATATCGATGAGACACCGCAATATAATGAAAAAGCACATCAGCTTGTTCAGCGGTTGGCACTGGAAAAAGCACAAGCTGTCGCAAAAAATAACCCCCTGAGTTGGATTATAGGCAGTGATCAGGTCTGTACTATTAATGGGAATATAGTGGGTAAACCGGGTTCGGCATCAGCGGCTATTGCGCAATTACAGGCTGCTTCAGGACAGAAGATCAGTTTTTATACAGGATTATGTTTGTATGATGCAGCACAAGATCGCTTTCAACTGTTGGCCGAACCCTTTCATGTTCATTTTCGCGTTTTGTCATTGCCCCAAATTGAATGCTATATAAAAGCAGAAACGCCGTTTGATTGCGCCGGCAGTTTTAAATCTGAGGGACTCGGCATCAGCCTGTTTCAGCAATTAGAAGGGCGTGATCCAAATACATTAATCGGTTTACCGCTGATAGCTTTAGTTGATATGTTGGCTGCTTGGGGATTGGAATTACCACTGTAA
- a CDS encoding HAD family hydrolase: MKEYQLIIFDWDGTLMDSVGRIVSSMQKAALASNLAVPSKNSVKDIIGLSLQVSMQRLFPGTSEEEHKTLIQHYSHYYKHLDDTPTPLFPDIERMVQQLYANGKLLAVATGKSRNGLERVLAETDMAALFCARRGADEAKSKPDPLMLQQILHELSIPVHSAVMVGDSVHDLAMAQAIGMDSIGVSWGVHNKTMLESHQPIAIVDSVAELYQQLSSTLFN; encoded by the coding sequence ATGAAAGAGTATCAACTCATCATTTTTGACTGGGATGGTACGCTGATGGATTCGGTCGGGCGGATCGTTTCTTCTATGCAAAAAGCGGCACTAGCCAGTAATTTAGCTGTGCCGTCAAAAAACTCGGTCAAAGACATTATCGGGCTTAGCTTACAGGTGTCGATGCAACGTCTGTTTCCTGGTACATCGGAAGAAGAACATAAGACGCTAATTCAACATTATAGCCATTACTATAAACATCTTGATGATACGCCCACTCCGTTGTTTCCTGATATTGAACGCATGGTTCAACAATTATATGCAAACGGCAAATTGCTTGCTGTTGCAACAGGGAAGTCACGAAATGGTTTGGAGCGTGTATTGGCTGAAACTGATATGGCTGCCCTGTTTTGTGCCCGTCGCGGTGCAGATGAAGCAAAATCAAAACCTGATCCACTCATGTTGCAACAGATTCTGCATGAGTTAAGCATACCGGTGCATTCAGCTGTAATGGTGGGCGATTCGGTGCATGATTTGGCGATGGCTCAAGCTATTGGAATGGACAGTATTGGGGTAAGTTGGGGGGTACATAATAAAACTATGCTAGAAAGTCACCAGCCTATTGCCATAGTTGATTCTGTTGCTGAATTGTACCAACAGCTATCCAGTACCCTGTTTAATTAA
- the rluC gene encoding 23S rRNA pseudouridine(955/2504/2580) synthase RluC encodes MNNTNQGVQFITIDAEQDGQRIDNFLKTQLKGVPKSLIYRILRKGEVRVNKKRIKPEYKLCVGDEIRVPPVRVAEENALPSSKLSSVQALADRIVYEDDAIIVLNKPSGLAVHGGSGLSFGVIEGLRALRPESRFLELVHRLDRDTSGLLLVAKKRSALKHLHEQLRVKTMRKQYLALVRGQWQPHVKTVSAPLLKNILQSGERIVRVNSEGKPSETRFQIMQKFAHATLVMASPITGRTHQIRVHTLHAGHPIACDDKYGEREFDEQVKQAGLQRLFLHAYRLTFIHPVTGKEMSVEAPLDKELQSVLDKLEK; translated from the coding sequence ATGAATAATACAAATCAAGGCGTACAGTTCATCACAATTGATGCTGAGCAAGATGGACAACGCATAGATAACTTTTTGAAAACTCAGCTAAAAGGGGTTCCTAAGAGCCTCATTTACCGTATTTTGCGCAAAGGAGAGGTGCGAGTTAATAAAAAACGCATTAAACCTGAGTATAAACTATGTGTTGGCGATGAGATCCGTGTTCCGCCAGTGCGTGTGGCAGAAGAAAATGCATTACCTTCCTCAAAATTAAGTTCAGTTCAAGCATTGGCTGATCGTATTGTCTATGAAGACGATGCCATTATTGTTTTAAATAAACCATCGGGCTTAGCCGTACACGGCGGTAGCGGGCTTAGTTTTGGTGTCATTGAAGGTTTGCGGGCACTAAGACCAGAAAGTCGTTTTCTGGAATTGGTGCACCGGTTGGATCGTGATACCTCTGGCTTATTGTTAGTTGCTAAAAAGCGCAGTGCGTTGAAGCATTTGCATGAACAGTTACGCGTTAAAACAATGCGTAAACAATATTTGGCTTTGGTGCGGGGTCAATGGCAACCACATGTAAAAACAGTGAGTGCGCCATTACTTAAAAATATCCTGCAATCGGGTGAGCGCATTGTGCGAGTAAATAGTGAAGGCAAACCTTCAGAAACTCGCTTTCAGATCATGCAGAAATTTGCGCATGCGACTTTGGTGATGGCCAGTCCGATTACCGGACGAACACATCAAATACGTGTACATACCTTACATGCCGGTCATCCTATTGCTTGTGATGATAAATACGGTGAACGTGAATTTGATGAACAGGTAAAACAGGCAGGTTTACAACGTTTATTTTTGCATGCTTATCGTTTGACCTTTATTCATCCTGTTACTGGGAAGGAAATGTCTGTTGAGGCACCGCTGGATAAAGAGTTGCAATCAGTGTTGGATAAATTGGAAAAATAA
- the rne gene encoding ribonuclease E, with protein sequence MKRMLINATQEEELRVALVDGQRIYDLDIESPGHEQKKANIYKGKITRIEPSLEAAFVDYGAERHGFLPLKEIAREYFPDNYTFHGRPNIKEVIKEGLEVIVQIDKEERGNKGAALTTFISLAGSYLVLMPNNPRAGGISRRIEGDERTELKEAMNGLEVPTGMGLIVRTAGVGKSQEELEWDLNILLKHWNAIKTASSNRPAPFLIHQESNVIVRAIRDYLRRDIGEILIDSETIFERAKQHIELVRPDFINRVKLYKSEIPLFTHFQIESQIESAFQREVRLPSGGSIVIDPTEALTSIDINSSRATKGGDIEETALQTNLEAADEIARQLRLRDLGGLIVIDFIDMTPVRHQREVENRLRDAVRQDRARIQLGRISRFGLLELSRQRLRPSLNESSTHVCPRCSGQGFIRDNESLALSILRLIEEEALKDNTEQVIAQVPVDVAAYLLNEKRQAVLKLEQRHQVQLLIIPNSRLETPHFEVSRFRSGEETDALSYELKTDAPVEEYQPKPQLISAPSEQPALQGFVAPSTPAPTPVATPAVDKAATDGMLSRLFKFIGSLFKGSSEAPAEEPQPQAKERQQTRRRDNRSNNRKRNTTYSSRNREDEGANANATEEKNQTAPARQPRRTKTERPERPARENNSERELQTKQSERAPKERKPRNDASTVIADEQQDIARKEQRVEERRERRNMRKKVRISDGSVPNEGVAVTSTVVKSENDVAGENQPRTRRRRTNADRSVEDKSQQAGEAIVTEAGPVTQESTPISVIEPIATETVQQPVTVESENIELKPTAPAETTDNTEAATAQLPVDALAQEEAVTELADAVSTDSVVAEETIENAIQPASITSSVIISAEPSVEAAVVPVVSAVAAELITTHKPKAFGLIERVRFAYAEMTRPAEMPLPPAQPKGDSVPYQRKPVNGSGRAAGTSCLKQKASAPAGRPEAL encoded by the coding sequence ATGAAAAGAATGTTAATTAACGCGACTCAAGAAGAAGAGTTGCGCGTTGCCCTCGTTGATGGACAGCGTATTTATGACCTGGATATTGAAAGTCCAGGGCACGAACAGAAAAAAGCGAACATTTACAAAGGCAAAATCACACGTATTGAGCCAAGTTTGGAAGCAGCCTTCGTTGATTATGGTGCTGAACGCCATGGCTTCCTGCCGCTTAAAGAAATTGCTCGTGAATATTTCCCTGACAATTACACCTTCCATGGTCGTCCTAACATTAAGGAAGTCATCAAGGAAGGTCTGGAAGTTATTGTTCAGATCGATAAAGAAGAACGAGGCAATAAAGGCGCAGCATTAACTACATTTATTAGTCTAGCTGGTAGTTATCTGGTACTGATGCCAAATAATCCACGCGCTGGCGGTATTTCGCGTCGGATCGAAGGTGATGAACGGACTGAACTGAAAGAAGCCATGAATGGTTTGGAAGTCCCGACCGGCATGGGGCTGATTGTCCGTACTGCAGGGGTTGGCAAATCACAGGAAGAGTTAGAGTGGGACCTCAATATTCTGCTCAAACACTGGAACGCTATTAAAACTGCTTCCAGTAACCGTCCTGCGCCATTCCTGATCCATCAGGAAAGTAATGTTATCGTTCGTGCGATCCGCGATTATTTACGTCGTGATATCGGCGAAATTCTGATTGATAGCGAAACTATTTTTGAGCGTGCCAAACAGCACATCGAACTGGTACGCCCAGATTTCATCAACCGCGTCAAACTGTATAAAAGTGAAATCCCGCTGTTCACTCACTTCCAGATCGAAAGTCAGATTGAATCAGCTTTTCAACGTGAGGTTCGCCTGCCTTCAGGTGGTTCCATCGTCATAGATCCGACAGAAGCGTTAACGTCGATAGACATTAACTCTTCCCGCGCAACCAAAGGCGGTGATATAGAAGAAACCGCACTGCAAACCAACCTTGAAGCCGCTGATGAAATCGCTCGTCAATTACGTCTGCGTGACTTGGGTGGTCTGATTGTTATCGACTTTATCGATATGACACCAGTGCGTCACCAACGCGAAGTAGAAAATCGTTTACGTGATGCAGTTCGCCAAGATCGAGCTAGAATCCAATTAGGTCGTATCTCTCGTTTCGGTTTGCTGGAATTATCCCGCCAACGGTTGCGTCCTTCGCTGAACGAATCCAGTACTCATGTATGCCCTCGTTGTAGTGGCCAAGGCTTCATTCGTGACAATGAATCGTTAGCCCTGAGCATTCTCCGTCTAATTGAAGAAGAAGCGCTGAAAGATAACACTGAACAGGTGATTGCACAGGTGCCTGTTGATGTGGCTGCTTATTTGCTGAATGAAAAACGTCAGGCAGTACTGAAACTGGAGCAGCGTCATCAGGTTCAGTTGTTAATTATTCCTAACAGCCGTCTGGAAACCCCTCATTTTGAAGTGTCTCGTTTCCGTTCTGGCGAAGAAACTGATGCTCTCAGCTATGAATTAAAAACTGATGCGCCAGTTGAAGAGTATCAACCTAAACCACAACTGATCAGTGCGCCATCGGAACAGCCTGCACTGCAAGGTTTCGTAGCACCAAGTACCCCTGCTCCAACACCTGTAGCAACGCCAGCGGTAGACAAAGCCGCCACAGACGGCATGTTGTCGCGCTTATTCAAGTTTATCGGCTCCTTATTTAAAGGTTCTTCGGAAGCACCAGCGGAAGAACCACAACCACAGGCTAAAGAGCGTCAACAAACTCGCCGCCGGGATAATCGCAGCAACAACCGCAAACGCAATACCACCTATTCTTCACGTAATCGAGAAGACGAAGGGGCCAACGCTAATGCTACAGAGGAAAAAAATCAGACGGCTCCAGCTCGTCAACCTCGTAGAACCAAAACAGAACGCCCAGAACGACCTGCTCGTGAGAATAATTCTGAAAGAGAATTGCAAACCAAGCAGTCAGAAAGAGCGCCTAAAGAGCGGAAACCGCGCAACGACGCTTCAACCGTGATCGCTGACGAACAGCAAGACATTGCTCGTAAAGAACAGCGAGTTGAAGAACGTCGCGAACGCCGCAATATGCGTAAAAAAGTGCGGATTAGTGATGGTTCGGTTCCAAACGAAGGTGTGGCAGTAACAAGTACCGTTGTGAAATCAGAAAATGATGTCGCAGGAGAAAATCAGCCCCGCACTCGCCGTCGTCGCACCAATGCAGACCGCAGTGTCGAAGACAAATCACAACAAGCCGGTGAAGCTATCGTCACCGAAGCAGGCCCTGTTACTCAGGAAAGCACGCCAATATCGGTAATTGAACCAATTGCTACTGAAACCGTTCAACAGCCCGTTACGGTTGAAAGTGAAAACATTGAATTAAAACCCACTGCACCAGCCGAGACGACAGACAATACAGAAGCTGCGACAGCTCAATTGCCTGTAGACGCGCTAGCTCAGGAAGAAGCAGTAACCGAATTGGCTGACGCTGTTAGCACCGATTCTGTTGTTGCAGAAGAGACGATTGAAAATGCAATACAACCAGCATCAATCACCTCATCTGTAATTATTTCTGCAGAGCCGTCAGTCGAAGCAGCCGTAGTACCTGTAGTCTCAGCTGTTGCAGCAGAACTCATCACTACTCATAAACCGAAAGCATTCGGTTTGATTGAGCGAGTTCGTTTCGCGTATGCAGAAATGACTCGACCAGCTGAAATGCCGTTACCTCCAGCCCAACCGAAAGGCGACTCAGTGCCTTATCAACGTAAACCGGTTAATGGTAGTGGCCGCGCAGCAGGTACATCTTGCTTAAAACAGAAAGCATCTGCACCAGCAGGCCGTCCTGAAGCTTTATAA
- a CDS encoding FNR family transcription factor, which produces MIQDKAKAKRPPSCGGAIHCHDCSISQLCIPFSLNNSELDLLDSIIERKKPIQKGETLFKAGDELKSLFAIRSGTVKSYTITEQGDEQITGFHLAGDLVGFDAVTRQHHPSFAQALETSMVCEIPYEILDDLSGKMPKLRQQIMRLMSSEIIGDQEMILLLSKKNAEERLAAFLNSLSNRFSQRGFSPREFRLAMTRGDIGNYLGLTVETISRLLGRFQKIGLIKVKGKYVTILDPMMLSQIAGSAGNQTSE; this is translated from the coding sequence ATGATCCAGGACAAAGCAAAAGCAAAAAGACCTCCATCATGTGGCGGCGCCATCCATTGTCATGATTGCAGTATCAGTCAACTCTGCATCCCTTTTTCGCTTAACAATTCTGAATTAGACCTTCTTGACTCCATTATCGAGCGAAAAAAACCCATTCAAAAAGGCGAAACGCTGTTCAAAGCCGGAGATGAGCTAAAGTCCTTATTTGCTATCCGTTCTGGAACTGTTAAGTCATACACCATTACTGAACAAGGTGATGAACAAATTACGGGATTTCACCTTGCAGGAGATCTGGTGGGGTTTGATGCAGTAACCAGGCAACACCACCCTTCTTTTGCTCAGGCTTTAGAAACTTCGATGGTCTGTGAAATTCCTTACGAAATTTTAGATGACCTTTCCGGCAAAATGCCGAAGTTGCGTCAGCAAATCATGCGTCTGATGAGTAGTGAAATCATCGGTGATCAAGAAATGATTTTATTGCTCTCTAAGAAAAATGCAGAAGAGCGTCTAGCCGCCTTTCTAAACAGCCTATCCAATCGTTTTTCACAGCGTGGTTTTTCTCCTCGCGAATTTCGGCTCGCAATGACACGTGGCGATATCGGTAATTATCTGGGGCTTACAGTTGAAACTATCAGCCGCCTGCTAGGTCGCTTCCAGAAAATCGGCTTAATAAAGGTCAAAGGTAAATACGTAACCATTCTTGACCCCATGATGCTGTCTCAAATTGCAGGTTCAGCCGGAAATCAAACAAGCGAATAG
- the uspE gene encoding universal stress protein UspE has protein sequence MIKYRNILVVIDPTMPEQPALLRAVELARLEDTARIKVFLAIYDFSYEITSILSNEEREEMRQGVVSHRLGWLSGMIKPYQTEGFEIEPKVIWHSRPFECVLQEVKDNDHDLVITSAHHHSLLKSFIFTPSDWHLLRKCPCPVLVTKQHGWPTGGNILAAINISDEPEQMALNERIIHEAKVIAQLVKANLHLVNAFPAPIVNIALELPGFSPELYSDAMQQHHQTEMEEYARKFDIPPDCIHIVEGMPEDVLPELAQSLDAELTILGSVGRTGWSAAFIGNTAERVVDSIQGDLLVVKAYE, from the coding sequence ATGATTAAATATCGGAATATCCTGGTCGTAATCGATCCCACCATGCCTGAACAACCTGCATTATTGCGCGCGGTGGAACTGGCCAGGTTAGAAGATACAGCCCGCATAAAAGTGTTTCTTGCGATTTATGATTTTTCGTATGAAATAACATCCATCCTATCTAATGAAGAACGCGAAGAAATGCGGCAAGGCGTGGTAAGCCATCGCCTGGGCTGGCTTTCTGGAATGATCAAGCCTTATCAAACCGAAGGTTTTGAAATTGAACCTAAGGTGATCTGGCATAGTCGGCCTTTTGAATGTGTACTTCAGGAGGTTAAGGATAACGATCACGATTTGGTGATCACCAGTGCTCACCACCATTCTTTGCTGAAATCCTTCATCTTCACCCCTAGTGATTGGCATCTATTACGCAAGTGCCCTTGCCCGGTACTGGTTACCAAACAACACGGCTGGCCAACTGGCGGTAATATTCTGGCTGCAATCAATATCAGTGATGAACCAGAACAAATGGCACTGAATGAACGCATCATCCATGAGGCCAAAGTCATTGCGCAGTTAGTTAAAGCCAACCTCCATTTGGTTAATGCGTTTCCTGCTCCTATTGTGAATATTGCATTAGAGTTACCCGGTTTCAGCCCCGAGTTATATAGCGATGCGATGCAGCAACATCACCAAACAGAAATGGAAGAATACGCAAGGAAGTTCGACATACCACCTGACTGTATCCACATCGTTGAGGGTATGCCAGAGGATGTATTACCCGAATTAGCTCAATCGTTGGATGCTGAACTCACCATTCTGGGTAGTGTAGGACGTACGGGCTGGTCTGCCGCGTTTATCGGCAATACTGCTGAGCGTGTAGTGGACAGTATTCAGGGAGATTTACTGGTCGTGAAAGCGTACGAATAA
- the ttcA gene encoding tRNA 2-thiocytidine(32) synthetase TtcA, with protein sequence MQDLSAKQQYNNNKLQKRLRRHIGQAIADYNMIEDGDRVMVCLSGGKDSFAMLDILRNLQASAPIHFEIIAVNLDQKQPGFPPEVLPNYLDSIGVEYKIVEEDTYSIVKEKIPEGKTTCSLCSRLRRGILYRTANELGATKIALGHHRDDILETLMLNMFYGGKLKAMPPKLVSDDGKHVVIRPLAYCREKDLIRYAEWKAFPIIPCNLCGSQENLQRKAMKEMLNDWDRRFPGRVETMFNAIQNITPSHLMDHNLFDFKAINRHSGVIDGGDIAFDKQDIPAVPQSLAIESDDQVEIIELS encoded by the coding sequence ATGCAAGATCTTTCTGCCAAGCAACAATACAACAATAACAAACTACAAAAACGTCTTCGCCGTCATATCGGTCAGGCTATTGCCGATTACAATATGATCGAAGATGGTGATCGCGTAATGGTTTGTTTATCCGGTGGGAAAGACAGCTTCGCTATGCTGGATATCTTGCGCAATCTTCAAGCCAGTGCGCCTATTCATTTTGAGATTATTGCGGTCAATCTGGATCAGAAGCAGCCTGGATTCCCACCAGAAGTATTACCCAATTATCTCGATAGTATTGGTGTCGAATACAAGATTGTAGAAGAAGATACCTACTCTATCGTGAAGGAAAAAATTCCAGAAGGTAAAACAACGTGCTCTCTATGCTCTCGGTTACGTCGAGGCATCTTGTATCGTACGGCCAATGAACTGGGTGCAACCAAAATTGCGCTAGGCCACCATCGCGATGACATTCTGGAGACATTAATGCTCAACATGTTTTATGGCGGCAAGTTGAAGGCTATGCCTCCGAAATTGGTCAGTGATGACGGGAAACATGTTGTCATTCGACCATTAGCTTATTGCCGTGAAAAAGATTTGATCCGGTATGCCGAATGGAAGGCTTTTCCAATCATTCCGTGCAACTTGTGCGGTTCACAAGAGAATTTGCAGCGCAAAGCCATGAAAGAGATGCTGAATGACTGGGATCGTCGTTTCCCAGGACGTGTCGAAACAATGTTCAATGCAATTCAGAACATTACGCCCAGTCATTTGATGGATCATAACCTGTTTGATTTCAAAGCAATAAATCGTCACAGCGGTGTGATTGATGGAGGCGATATTGCATTTGATAAACAAGATATCCCAGCCGTCCCCCAATCATTAGCAATTGAATCGGATGATCAGGTGGAAATTATCGAGTTGAGCTAA
- a CDS encoding glucosaminidase domain-containing protein, with protein MKLFARLFLVCGVLSALLPLTVNSADNLESVKSTSLMAEQEQSVPDFDAIKDAEQRKRAFVAYLLPSYQQVSSDILTQRKQLEKLQQQLNDGILLSDGQLSWLQDVANQYRQELTDNPSDDIDRLLVRVDILPPELVLSQAAAESGWGTSRLARKSNNYFGHFCQSASCGVTPYRSNVVRAERFSSPEMAVRAYMQNLNSHPAYSKVRELRADMRANEQPMDAVVLAKGLRSYSTLGDGYVKRIQGMIRANKQYWSVTGTRSNIRRYD; from the coding sequence ATGAAGTTATTTGCCAGGCTATTTCTGGTGTGTGGAGTATTAAGTGCTCTGCTACCCCTGACAGTAAATAGTGCAGACAACTTAGAGTCTGTAAAATCTACGTCACTCATGGCAGAACAGGAGCAAAGCGTTCCTGATTTTGATGCGATCAAAGACGCTGAACAACGTAAGCGTGCTTTTGTCGCCTATCTACTGCCGTCCTATCAACAGGTCTCATCAGACATCCTGACTCAACGCAAACAGTTGGAAAAATTGCAGCAGCAGTTGAATGATGGAATATTGTTATCTGATGGTCAGCTCTCCTGGTTACAGGATGTGGCTAACCAATACCGTCAGGAGCTGACTGATAACCCAAGCGATGACATTGATCGCTTGCTGGTTCGTGTTGATATATTACCGCCGGAATTAGTTTTAAGTCAGGCGGCAGCAGAGTCAGGCTGGGGAACATCTCGTCTGGCTAGAAAATCTAACAATTACTTTGGCCATTTTTGTCAAAGTGCTAGTTGTGGTGTAACGCCTTATCGTTCCAATGTGGTAAGAGCTGAACGTTTCAGCTCACCGGAAATGGCTGTTCGGGCATATATGCAGAATCTGAATTCGCATCCCGCCTATAGCAAAGTTCGAGAGCTTAGAGCCGATATGAGAGCGAACGAACAGCCGATGGATGCCGTTGTATTGGCGAAAGGTCTGAGAAGTTATTCTACACTGGGCGATGGTTATGTTAAGCGTATCCAAGGGATGATTCGGGCCAATAAACAATATTGGTCAGTAACAGGAACACGTTCTAACATTCGTCGTTATGATTAA
- the lpxM gene encoding lauroyl-Kdo(2)-lipid IV(A) myristoyltransferase (LpxM is lauroyl-Kdo(2)-lipid IV(A) myristoyltransferase, an enzyme characterized in Escherichia coli and involved in biosynthesis of the form of lipid A found in that species and some closely related species.), translating into MTKDPALDHKLSVSLLHPRYWPTWFSIGLLALLAWLPVRLRDALAASFANLLLRFSAKQCYAARLNIKLCFPELTQAEREAMLYRSICIGLKGFFALGEPTFLPASMFLRRIKANGWEHVETALQSGKPIIFMIPHTWTIDACGLYFTGVRLPMCTMMHSARNPVYDWFLNRQRVRFGGKVYERSAGLKPIIKDMRNGYHFFYLPDQDHGHEASVFVPLFGVPKATLPALPKLAKLSGAIVLPVLATYNESTYCYELQIRPAMEPYPTSDLMDDVRYMNAEIEMLLKNHPAQYMWFLKYFRSMPDGSERSYRPE; encoded by the coding sequence ATGACCAAAGACCCCGCATTAGACCATAAACTCTCTGTCTCATTATTACATCCACGCTATTGGCCAACATGGTTCAGTATTGGGCTATTGGCTTTATTGGCTTGGCTTCCTGTTCGTTTGCGAGATGCGCTAGCGGCATCTTTTGCCAATTTATTACTCCGATTTTCAGCCAAGCAATGTTATGCCGCACGTCTTAACATCAAGTTGTGTTTTCCCGAATTAACTCAGGCTGAACGGGAGGCGATGTTATATCGTAGTATCTGCATTGGTTTGAAAGGATTTTTCGCATTGGGTGAGCCGACCTTTTTACCTGCATCTATGTTCCTTCGTCGTATTAAAGCCAACGGTTGGGAACATGTTGAAACAGCCCTGCAGTCAGGCAAACCGATCATTTTCATGATCCCGCATACCTGGACCATTGATGCCTGTGGGCTTTATTTCACTGGTGTGAGATTGCCCATGTGCACCATGATGCACAGTGCACGTAATCCCGTGTATGACTGGTTTTTGAATCGTCAGCGAGTACGTTTTGGCGGGAAGGTGTATGAACGCAGCGCCGGACTTAAACCTATTATCAAAGATATGCGCAATGGCTATCACTTCTTCTATCTACCCGATCAAGATCATGGGCACGAAGCCAGTGTGTTTGTGCCATTGTTTGGCGTACCTAAAGCGACATTACCCGCGTTACCTAAATTAGCCAAATTATCCGGTGCCATTGTGTTGCCCGTATTGGCGACGTACAACGAATCAACCTATTGTTATGAATTACAAATACGGCCAGCAATGGAGCCCTATCCGACGTCTGATCTGATGGACGATGTCCGTTATATGAACGCCGAGATTGAAATGCTGCTCAAAAATCATCCAGCACAATACATGTGGTTTTTGAAATATTTTCGTTCAATGCCTGATGGCAGTGAACGTTCGTATCGCCCTGAATAA
- a CDS encoding adenosine deaminase, whose product MESFIAGLPKVELHLHIEGTLEPELTFALAERNGITLPYANVDSLRAAYNFSNLQSFLDLYYQGAGVLQTEQDFYDLTWAYLMRCRQDRVMHTEIFFDPQTHLERGIDFATVIGGIHSALVAGRKTLGISSCLIMCFLRHLSEESAFETLEKALPFKAWIDGVGLDSSEVGNPPQKFARVFAKSRELGFRAVAHAGEEGPASYIWDALDVLKTERIDHGVRCVDDPLLVARLVAERIPLTVCPLSNLKLRVFDSMADHNILDLLDKGVCVTVNSDDPAYFGGYMNENYQALADALMASKEQLRRLALNSVEACWLPEKEKEVLRNRILAYV is encoded by the coding sequence GTGGAGTCATTTATTGCGGGGCTACCCAAAGTTGAATTGCATTTACATATAGAAGGTACGTTAGAGCCTGAACTGACATTTGCTTTGGCTGAGCGAAATGGAATAACACTACCGTATGCTAACGTAGACAGTTTACGTGCTGCGTATAATTTTTCTAATCTCCAATCCTTCCTAGACCTTTATTACCAAGGTGCGGGGGTGTTGCAAACCGAGCAGGATTTTTATGATCTGACTTGGGCGTATCTGATGCGCTGCCGTCAGGACCGTGTCATGCACACAGAGATTTTCTTCGATCCACAAACACATCTGGAGCGGGGCATTGATTTTGCCACGGTGATTGGTGGTATTCACTCTGCGCTGGTTGCTGGTCGGAAAACGCTGGGGATCAGTTCATGTCTGATCATGTGTTTCTTGCGTCATCTCAGCGAAGAGTCGGCATTTGAAACGCTGGAAAAAGCGTTGCCGTTCAAAGCATGGATTGATGGTGTCGGTTTAGATTCATCAGAGGTGGGGAACCCGCCGCAAAAGTTTGCTCGCGTATTTGCCAAATCTCGTGAATTAGGTTTCCGGGCCGTTGCACATGCGGGTGAAGAAGGGCCTGCCAGTTATATCTGGGATGCGCTGGATGTGCTGAAAACAGAACGCATTGATCATGGTGTTCGCTGTGTCGATGATCCGTTGCTGGTGGCGCGTCTGGTTGCTGAACGTATACCGTTAACCGTATGCCCGTTATCGAATTTAAAATTGCGTGTTTTTGATTCGATGGCAGATCACAATATTCTTGATTTGTTGGATAAAGGTGTTTGTGTCACGGTGAATTCAGATGATCCAGCCTATTTCGGTGGATATATGAATGAAAACTATCAGGCTTTGGCTGACGCCCTGATGGCATCTAAAGAACAGTTACGTCGTTTGGCATTAAACAGTGTTGAGGCTTGTTGGTTACCGGAAAAAGAGAAAGAAGTGTTACGTAATCGTATCCTGGCCTATGTCTGA